Genomic DNA from Candidatus Kaiserbacteria bacterium:
GGCTTCTGTGTACTCTTTGATGTGCATATTATTTTGAAAGTTGTGACACGAGAACTTTTTCTGCAGCAAGGAATGCAACCTTTGCTATTTCCGCCTCACTTTCCTTGAGTGCTTGTGTCTTTAAATCTGCGGCAAGTTGCTTCGCGTTCTGAATATCGCGAGCGATTTTCTCTCCTGCTTCTCTAAGCATCGCTTTCTCCTTTTCTTCAGCACTCAGCGTTGCGCGTGAGTAAATAGCACCTGCCTCTGTGTGTGCCTCCTTCACAATCACCGCTTTCTCCGCAAGCGCGTCAGTGCGCGCCTGTGCAGCATGCTCAGCATCTTCTATACCCTTTTTTATTTTTGATTCACGGTCAGCAAGCATTTTGAGAACCGGTGTATACAAGAAATACCCGAGCAGACCCATGAGGATGCTGAAGTTCAAAATCTGAATGACGATGAGTCGCCAGTCGATGCCAAATGCGTGGATGATTTCTTCCATAAATCTAAATAAAATTATAAATTCACCATTTCGAGCAACATGCTCGAAACACTGGATTATTAAGCGAATTTGATAACAAAAGCTACTAGCAACGCAAAGATTGCAAGCGCTTCTACCGCTGCGATACCGATGAACATCGGAGTCATAATCTGCTTTGATGCTTCTGGGTTGCGGCCGATTGACTCAAGTGCCTTTGACACGAGAAGACCAATACCAATACCAGGACCAAATACACCGACGCCGATAGCAACAGCCATAGCGATTGATTTGACGGCCTCGGCACTCAATTCTGCTGCCTGAAGGCCCAT
This window encodes:
- a CDS encoding ATP synthase F0 subunit B, which codes for MEEIIHAFGIDWRLIVIQILNFSILMGLLGYFLYTPVLKMLADRESKIKKGIEDAEHAAQARTDALAEKAVIVKEAHTEAGAIYSRATLSAEEKEKAMLREAGEKIARDIQNAKQLAADLKTQALKESEAEIAKVAFLAAEKVLVSQLSK
- the atpE gene encoding ATP synthase F0 subunit C, which translates into the protein MGLQAAELSAEAVKSIAMAVAIGVGVFGPGIGIGLLVSKALESIGRNPEASKQIMTPMFIGIAAVEALAIFALLVAFVIKFA